Proteins found in one Lycium ferocissimum isolate CSIRO_LF1 chromosome 6, AGI_CSIRO_Lferr_CH_V1, whole genome shotgun sequence genomic segment:
- the LOC132059996 gene encoding HMG-Y-related protein A-like, with translation MASSEEVSDNQVTNQLQPAPSTLPSYPDMIMGAIEELNDENGSNKSAIARQIESTYGTLPPAHSTLLAHHLNKMKQTGQLTLSKNNYMKPNPNAPPRRGRGRPPKPKAPLPAGYVPPPPRPRGRPPKERDPHAPIQVPMKKSGGSGRTRGRPRKYPVVEKTVVKDASGVRRGRGRPPKVKTQVAASVGA, from the exons atggctagtAGTGAAGAAGTAAGTGATAACCAAGTTACTAATCAGCTTCAACCAGCTCCTTCAACTCTCCCTTCTTACCCTGAT ATGATAATGGGAGCAATAGAAGAATTGAACGACGAAAACGGTTCAAACAAATCCGCAATCGCAAGACAAATCGAATCAACATATGGTACACTCCCACCAGCACACAGTACACTCCTCGCACACCACTTAAACAAAATGAAACAAACTGGTCAACTCACTCTTTCCAAAAACAACTACATGAAACCTAACCCTAACGCGCCGCCACGTCGCGGTCGTGGCAGACCACCAAAACCTAAAGCTCCGTTGCCAGCTGGATACGTCCCACCGCCGCCGAGACCACGTGGCAGGCCACCGAAGGAACGTGATCCACACGCGCCGATACAAGTGCCTATGAAGAAGAGTGGAGGGAGTGGGAGGACACGTGGCAGGCCACGTAAGTATCCGGTTGTGGAGAAGACGGTGGTGAAGGATGCGAGCGGtgttaggagaggtagaggtaggccgccGAAAGTGAAGACGCAGGTTGCTGCAAGTGTAGGGGCTTAA
- the LOC132059995 gene encoding cysteine-rich receptor-like protein kinase 43 isoform X2: MTKPKNFLGNLLKPFFSRSNRGRNEDDLENIAAQEQKQFPFEVLVTATKNFHPDNKLGEGGFGPVFKGQLSDGRQIAVKKLSHSSRQGMKEFKNEAKLLARVQHRNVVNLLGYCAHGVEKLIVYEYVANESLDKILFKSAKRDVLNWKQRHDIIIGMARGLLYLHEGSHKCIIHRDIKASNILLDDKWVPKIADFGMARLYPEDQTHVNTRVAGTNGYMAPEYVMYGHLSVKADVFSFGVVVLELISGQKNSNFNRDPDSRSLIEWAYKLYKKRRSWEITDPAMAQSAIPDEIAMCVQIGLLCTQSDPPLRPTMQQVVVMLSKNPGSLDKEPTRPGYPGSRIRSRRPGGSSHTGGTSGASNPSTFSDSSSGSHTVSATASTSTLSRQRMDPRGKRPMID, encoded by the exons ATGACCAAACCCAAAAATTTTCTTGGAAACTTGTTGAAACCTTTCTTCTCAAGGTCCAATAGAG GGAGAAATGAAGATGACTTGGAGAACATTGCAGCACAAGAACAGAAGCAATTCCCTTTTGAAGTTCTTGTTACTGCAACCAAAAATTTCCACCCAGATAACAAGCTTGGTGAAGGTGGATTTGGGCCTGTTTTCaag GGGCAATTGAGTGATGGAAGGCAAATAGCTGTGAAGAAGCTTTCACATAGTTCAAGGCAAGGGATGAAGGAATTCAAGAATGAAGCAAAGTTGTTGGCACGTGTACAACATAGAAATGTTGTGAATTTGTTAGGGTACTGTGCACATGGTGTAGAGAAGCTAATTGTTTATGAGTATGTTGCTAATGAGAGCCTTGACAAGATCCTTTTCA AATCTGCTAAGCGAGATGTACTCAACTGGAAGCAACGGCATGACATAATTATTGGGATGGCTAGAGGGTTGCTATACCTTCATGAAGGTTCACATAAATGCATTATCCACCGCGACATCAAAGCTAGCAACATCCTACTTGATGACAAATGGGTCCCCAAGATTGCTGATTTTGGAATGGCTCGACTCTACCCTGAAGATCAAACGCATGTTAATACCCGTGTAGCTGGTACTAA TGGCTATATGGCACCAGAGTATGTTATGTATGGACATCTATCGGTGAAGGCTGATGTGTTCAGTTTCGGCGTAGTAGTTCTGGAGCTCATAAGTGGCCAGAAGAATTCTAACTTTAACAGAGATCCTGATTCTCGAAGCCTTATTGAATGG GCATACAAGCTTTACAAGAAGCGTAGGAGCTGGGAGATTACGGACCCCGCAATGGCACAATCAGCTATACCTGATGAGATAGCAATGTGCGTACAGATTGGCTTATTATGCACTCAATCCGATCCACCACTACGCCCGACCATGCAGCAGGTAGTGGTGATGCTATCAAAGAATCCCGGTTCTCTTGATAAAGAACCAACACGACCTGGATATCCCGGTTCAAGAATTAGATCTCGCAGACCGGGTGGATCGTCTCATACAGGTGGAACCTCTGGTGCATCCAATCCTTCTACATTCAGCGACTCATCGTCTGGTAGCCACACGGTTAGTGCAACTGCAAGTACTTCCACGCTTTCAAGACAGAGAATGGACCCTCGTGGAAAACGTCCTATGATAGATTAG
- the LOC132059995 gene encoding cysteine-rich receptor-like protein kinase 43 isoform X1: MTKPKNFLGNLLKPFFSRSNRGRNEDDLENIAAQEQKQFPFEVLVTATKNFHPDNKLGEGGFGPVFKGQLSDGRQIAVKKLSHSSRQGMKEFKNEAKLLARVQHRNVVNLLGYCAHGVEKLIVYEYVANESLDKILFKSAKRDVLNWKQRHDIIIGMARGLLYLHEGSHKCIIHRDIKASNILLDDKWVPKIADFGMARLYPEDQTHVNTRVAGTNSGYMAPEYVMYGHLSVKADVFSFGVVVLELISGQKNSNFNRDPDSRSLIEWAYKLYKKRRSWEITDPAMAQSAIPDEIAMCVQIGLLCTQSDPPLRPTMQQVVVMLSKNPGSLDKEPTRPGYPGSRIRSRRPGGSSHTGGTSGASNPSTFSDSSSGSHTVSATASTSTLSRQRMDPRGKRPMID; encoded by the exons ATGACCAAACCCAAAAATTTTCTTGGAAACTTGTTGAAACCTTTCTTCTCAAGGTCCAATAGAG GGAGAAATGAAGATGACTTGGAGAACATTGCAGCACAAGAACAGAAGCAATTCCCTTTTGAAGTTCTTGTTACTGCAACCAAAAATTTCCACCCAGATAACAAGCTTGGTGAAGGTGGATTTGGGCCTGTTTTCaag GGGCAATTGAGTGATGGAAGGCAAATAGCTGTGAAGAAGCTTTCACATAGTTCAAGGCAAGGGATGAAGGAATTCAAGAATGAAGCAAAGTTGTTGGCACGTGTACAACATAGAAATGTTGTGAATTTGTTAGGGTACTGTGCACATGGTGTAGAGAAGCTAATTGTTTATGAGTATGTTGCTAATGAGAGCCTTGACAAGATCCTTTTCA AATCTGCTAAGCGAGATGTACTCAACTGGAAGCAACGGCATGACATAATTATTGGGATGGCTAGAGGGTTGCTATACCTTCATGAAGGTTCACATAAATGCATTATCCACCGCGACATCAAAGCTAGCAACATCCTACTTGATGACAAATGGGTCCCCAAGATTGCTGATTTTGGAATGGCTCGACTCTACCCTGAAGATCAAACGCATGTTAATACCCGTGTAGCTGGTACTAA TAGTGGCTATATGGCACCAGAGTATGTTATGTATGGACATCTATCGGTGAAGGCTGATGTGTTCAGTTTCGGCGTAGTAGTTCTGGAGCTCATAAGTGGCCAGAAGAATTCTAACTTTAACAGAGATCCTGATTCTCGAAGCCTTATTGAATGG GCATACAAGCTTTACAAGAAGCGTAGGAGCTGGGAGATTACGGACCCCGCAATGGCACAATCAGCTATACCTGATGAGATAGCAATGTGCGTACAGATTGGCTTATTATGCACTCAATCCGATCCACCACTACGCCCGACCATGCAGCAGGTAGTGGTGATGCTATCAAAGAATCCCGGTTCTCTTGATAAAGAACCAACACGACCTGGATATCCCGGTTCAAGAATTAGATCTCGCAGACCGGGTGGATCGTCTCATACAGGTGGAACCTCTGGTGCATCCAATCCTTCTACATTCAGCGACTCATCGTCTGGTAGCCACACGGTTAGTGCAACTGCAAGTACTTCCACGCTTTCAAGACAGAGAATGGACCCTCGTGGAAAACGTCCTATGATAGATTAG
- the LOC132059997 gene encoding protein PLANT CADMIUM RESISTANCE 2-like, translated as MKSSTSSSDQYQKFSSSYGDETPPPAGVPVSSKTQFYVETMDPQPAMYRKKKNDVPWSTGLCDCMSDPKNCCITFWCPCITFGQVAEIIDKGSNSCGVNGALYAIIICVTGCPCCYSCFYRSKMRQQYLLKESPCGDCLVHCFCEACALCQEYRELKNRGVDMSIGWHGNVERQNRGLIMPPTVEGGMNR; from the exons ATGAAATCTTCAACAAGTTCAAGTGATCAATACCAGAAATTTTCTTCTTCATATGGCGACGAAACGCCACCACCAGCTGGCGTTCCAGTGAGCTCGAAAACCCAGTTTTACGTAGAGACCATGGATCCGCAGCCTGCTATGTatagaaagaagaagaatgacGTTCCATGGTCAACTGGATTATGTGACTGCATGTCCGACCCCAAGAATT GTTGCATAACATTCTGGTGTCCATGCATCACTTTTGGACAGGTTGCTGAGATTATTGACAAGGGTTCCAATT CTTGTGGAGTGAATGGAGCATTATATGCAATAATAATATGTGTGACTGGTTGTccatgttgttattcttgtttctATCGTTCCAAGATGAGACAACAATACTTGTTGAAAGAAAGCCCTTGTGGGGATTGTTTGGTTCATTGTTTTTGTGAAGCTTGTGCCTTGTGCCAAGAGTATCGTGAGCTCAAAAATCGTGGAGTTGATATGTCCATTG GTTGGCATGGAAATGTGGAGAGGCAAAATCGTGGATTGATTATGCCACCAACAGTTGAAGGAGGAATGAACAGATAA